Genomic window (Magnolia sinica isolate HGM2019 chromosome 10, MsV1, whole genome shotgun sequence):
ACAATCTCCGTAACTTCCATATAAGTCTCCGATGGTGGACGCTCGACCACTCATCATGGATCGGAAAGGCCGTATCCTACTTGGCATTCGCCACCCTCTCCATCGCCATACCCATCATCTGCATCCTCTCCGTTCATGTCCCACACGCCATGGCCCCCGGCATCGCCTTCTACAAGCTAGCCCAGATACCTGAGTCAGCCCACGCAGCCATCGCTTTCTTCACACTAGCCCGCTTCTTCCACCGCTACGGCCTCCGCCATCTCCTCTTCCTCGACGGCCTCCAAGACGACTCGCTCTACGTCCGCCGCGGCTACGCCCGCGAGCTCGACCGCTCCTTCCGCCACCTCACCTACATACTCCTCCCGTCGTTCGCCGTCGAACTCGCTCACAAGATCATTTTCTTCTCGATGGTGTCCGTGAAGGTTCCATACGTGCATGCACGTGTACCATGGAATTCGATCATGTTCGTAGCGGTTCTGGCGTCGTGGGTGTATCGGACGGGCGTGCTCCTGCTTGTATGCATGTTGTTTCGGCTCACGTGCGAGCTACAGATACTGAGGTTAGAAGGTTTTAGGAAGCTGTTGGAGGGATGTGGGTCAGATGCAGGTGTAATATTCAATGAGCACATGAGAATAAAGAAGCAGTTGTCAGTTACAAGTCATAGATATCGGGTTTTTATCATTGGGTGTTTGGTTACAATCACAATCAGTCAGTTGGGAGCTCTGCTGTTGGTATTGGCTTCAAAATCTGAGAAGAATTTCTTCAATTCAGGGGATCTTGTGGTAAGCCAAACGAGCccatcatgtttatttattttaattagtaTGAGTACGGTAAGTTATGGTCCGCATGGTTGCATCTGGACACTTGAGTAATTCAATtgattgatctggactgttcatgaGGTCTAGTACATGCTTCATGGGCTACCATAAAAAGATCATGGAGATTGGATGGTAGGATCCATTTGTAAGTTGTTCTTATCTTTTATAGCAGTCCGTTTTCCAAGTACTGACGGAATGGTTAAGATCGCCTGATAAGATCGATTCTTTGGATGTATAAGCATCCATGATAGTTTCCTACAAATAAACGGCTTTGATTGGACACATTTTTATGTaatcaatcctgaccatccattttataagatactGATCTAATGGTTAGAATCGTCCAAATTGACGCAATTTTCTCATGGTAGCACATGAAACGTGTgctgacctaatgaacagtctagattgaGTGATTGAACTGTACTAAATGATAGTTTTCTCTATTTTAGATATTTAATTTATGAAGTTAATACTTATatatgtgtttaaaaaaaaaaaaaaaaaaaaaaaaatacatattattTTGTGTAGGTGTGTTCGGCCGTTCAGCTGAGCGGTTTCTTCATGTGTCTTATGGGGGCCACACGGATCACACATAGGGCACAAGGGGTGGTGGCCATCGCTACAAGATGGCATATGCTCATGACATGTGCCTCGAATGCtagatccaacggtctggattcaaAAAATCCGGAGCCAGTGCCAGCGACGGAGGGATTCTTGGTGTCCACTTGTGGGAGCGATTCCGAGACGTCGGACACTTTGATCGTGTTTCCGACACAAGATGCCTCTCCCTTTGAAACCAGGCAAGCTTTAGGTGAGTCCTTcatttttatctatttatttattcctcccCGCAAAATAGTTCAGATCTTATAAATGCTTAACGAGAAATTATATTACTGCTCTCCATTATTCTTTTCTTTACAAATTGGAGACTGGAGAACTGTGGGACCTACGTGGTATTTGTCTTATTACCAACATATCCAACGTGTGCACATCTAACATGATTATGAATCTATATCCTCTACTCGCCACAAGCAAGAAAATCCAACTTACAGCAATCTGgatggaccacatcatcacattGCCAGCAGTGCTAACAATGTTTAGTGATGACATTTTTTTGCTTACGACAAGTAGAGAATCTAGTTTCCGTGTACCATTAATCACAATGAAAGAAAGCATGTTTTTTTTGCTTGTGGTAAGCAGAGGATCCAAATTCCATGATTATTAGATGAATAAAAAATACAGCAAATCAAAATCATAAGGTAGACCAATCTACAGAGATAATATGTACACCAATTCCAGCGGTACAGCTCATATGatgatttgattgattttatttttagtttgcgTTATCACCATGGTGGGGGTGCAGAAGTTAGTTGtgttggattttatacatacactatgtggaccccactagtcTTGACTTTCTCCTATTTTAAAGGAAAAATTAGATAAGAGCATTTTTATAATTTCATCCATTTAAAAGCACCACATCCCAAGCATTATTTCGTAAACTATATTTTCCCAAGTAGTAAAAATTTCTTATTTTTAAGCTTTTCTTGTGACTAGTAGGGAACCATATGGTGCGTGGTGCACATGACAGGATGACTTATCAATTCAGTCCATCCATCTATTGGGCCCTCGTACAATAGCttatgtttcaaaaatcaagaCTAGTAGAGAATCCTAATATCCCATCTATTAATTATCTTGTGGCCGTTTTTCAAATGTTATGTTCAATAGCCATAACCATCAGATACAAAATAAAATGTCTAATAAATTAATGTAATTTTCAATATATCTGACATTTGATCACCGTGGATACTATCTTCACATGGACATATATTAATATAGGCATGATGTGGCGGGATTTGATTCGACAGTAAGCAAATTTTACCACATCATATCTATATTGACATCCATTTAAGCAAGGATCGTACCCATTGGACAAGGATCAGCTCAGTCCAGGAGGGGGCAGTACCCAATCCAGGTCCATTTCAGTCCATTATGCAAAAATGCTTAAGGTGATGTTTTGCACACCAATCTAGTTGGCATACGCATGTGagatcttagccattcatttaGTGGGCCTACCATGAACCTGCCCTGTCCAAATAAATCAGACCGGTGCACCCATCAAGTCGCCCACCTGTGATATATGGACTGCAAGATCGAGTGGACCTGTTGACATTTCTCACGCAGATGTAGCCCACCTAACACGACGATGACAATGATGACAAGGAGtgttgattgtgggccccacctgatgaatggcctgaatcTTGCACATGTGGTATCAGCACGAGTTTGAATATTAAAAAGATGGCTCTGTATAATTGAGGATCCAACCGTTACTTACACATCCAGTTATGTCTGAAATGTTGTGATTGGCAGTGACGTATTTACAGCACAACAATGGAGGAATAACGTTGTTTGGATTCCCACTTGATCGAGGATTGCTCCACACGCTTTTTGCATTCGAGTTCTCTCTGGTGTTATGGATCTTAAGCAAAGTTGTTGTTCTTAATtgatctttttctctctctctctctctctttcttcttataaTGGTGAGATTAAAAGGTTTTAAtgatatttggaaagagattgTATAAAAGGAACATGGAGTAGGAAACCATCTTCCTTCATGTGATATAATTAGTATCATGTTTCCAGACTTGTAGTGGAAGTGTACAAATACAACTTGTTTGCTTGAAATGAACTCAGATTCTAGCAATCTTAGCAAGGAAAGAGGAGGCCTGATTTCTCTAGGATGGCGCACCTTGGTGTGTGTACGATATCTAAACTATCTTGGGAGTGGATTCAGTTAGGTAGGGGTAATAATGAGTTCTGTTAGACTGTGATGTGGCACTATTTCATTGGCGTAGCAGACATGACAACCTTTTGAAAGTAGGTGGACTCGTGAGATTTGGCTGCAACCGAAACCAGCGGTGTGGGTGAGACACTGaccataggacccaccttgatgtattcattgtatatccacgctgtctatccgtttttctatcttcttttactatatgggcccaaaaatgaagcaaatacaaatttcaggtggaccacaccataggaaatagtagccattgaatgcctaccattaaaaacttcatagcgtccaccgtaatgtttattgaccatccaatcttggtaaggtcacacaaaccttgatgaaaggagaaaaaaaaaaaaacaaatattaacttgatctaaaactttcatggcccacaaaaggttttcaaaggtcaatatccattgtttcttgtggtgtactTTACTTGAAATTTGTATTTATTCCATTTTCTTGAATATTGCCTAAAATaagctctaaaaatagatgatatAATCAGGGTCTCACTCACATAATTGGTTCTGGGTTGCAGCCAAGTTATGCTCTAACAGGCTCAATAACAAGCATTTGACATGCCAATGAAATTCAATCGTGTTATAGCCTAACTCAAGTTGGTATTATCCCCATAGTGGAGTGTCAACCTAAATGCTAAatactaaaccctaaaccctaaatcgtAAACACTAACCTTAAAAGAACCTTAAAAATCTCAATCctaaactcaactcaactcagccaAAGTCCTAAAACtccaaaccttaaaccctaaaacctCAAGTTAACTTGGTGAGTCGACTCAGTGAGCCAACTCAGTCAACTCACTTCGTCAAGCCCAATCATAACCGGCCCAAACCAAAGCCCAAAACATGGCCCAAATGGAACCAAAGGTGGGGCACAGTTATCAAACCAAGAGGCAGGGCCTCCACCCACTTGAGGGAAGACTCCTAGCAAAATAGGAGGTCCCATGAGGGGGCCGGGGTGGCTCCCTGGTCACCGCCACCTATGTGGTATGCTTTCTCTTTTGGACAAACGCCCTCTAAGCATGCAAAAATCCATTTTACAAACTCCAAGTGTGCGATCAAAGCGTATTTATTTCGAtgctcatctccttatccaaattCAATATTTTACCACCCAATCCAATCATGGAGATCTTGCCATTTGgcaatctccaatctcaaccatcagcATCCCTTTTAACCCTAGACGTGATTAAAATTACTAGAAAACCAAGGGTATGGGGCTACGAATAGCCCCCTTCCCTTCTCACTTGATCATCAACTCTCATTTCAACAATCCCTTCTCATCCAGAAGTCCCAGAGAAGCCTTAGCTACCTagtcatccctccaccaaggagagtaagggagagagagagaaagtccAACCCTGGTCTAGTCTAACTTATCCAAAGTCTAAATTTCTTGAGCCACCCAAGTCTTAGTCCAAGCCACTCGATCTAGCCTTTGCAACGCTACCATTCATTCAACCATTTAAACTTCAGTCAGTTGCATTTACTTCTAAACATTAGTATCATGCAACCTTTACTCTCTTCTCAACTCGCATGCTTCTCAAATGCACCATCATTGCATTGCATTACATCGTTTTCTCATATCTAATTGGCGGGCGTATGCTTTATGACTTACCGATATAATCGAAGCCTTCTCACCAGAAACCAAACCAGTTAGTcgtcattttatcataagcatcaatacaGCATCAAGCATCTCATATATCACAATTCCAATATACTCAACTTTCAGTCAGTTCAAACATATGCTTTGCGGCTTGCCAATATAATTGAATCTTACTCATCAGAAACCCGTATTGATTCAGTCATCGCATTCATTATATCATATCTTTTGTATATGAGAATTAATCATATTCCTCGCAAATTAATTAGATATTGTGAAGTAGAGACCACACATATATACAGaaagagtgggtgcctaacactttACATATTTGTAACAatagtcccttactcagaatttaTGTAACGCAAACTTAAGAGTCATTTTAGGACAAAATATTTATGGATTCTTAATTCTAAGTATTTTTACAGGGTCTAATCGACTATAGATTCAAAGTAATTAGTTAGTGGCGACTCTAGTAAAATAAAATGTCATCTTAATCATAACACCCCAAAAGCCTTAGAAAGAGTTAGCCACAGAAGCGAGTCGATTCCCCTACTTGGGATCAGTCTtccatacccacatgatttaaataaataaaaatatttatgagGGTGCTATTTTGTATGTACAGTAAACATGATGTTTCTCACATATGGAAAGAGTGGATCATATAATTTTCTACCTaatttcaatatgaaatttacataTTGGTACCTATTTCAAAAAGGTTTTGGAAAATCTACCTCGTTAGTCAATATGATTGTCATTTAACTACCTCAGGTTTCTTTAACCAATGATTgtttggctccaccatgatattcATGTAAAATCCACCATAACTAACATAtgtgtcacctcatgttaagtCAATGGCCTAAAAATACTCTTATCCatgattcaagtagaccacatgattggaaacaatgcaCAAGGCCATGATCACCTTCTAAATTATTTCCATTAGTATGGCcaacctaaatcatggatggccctgatttttaagcccaagctAAATTTTACTATGACATctaatgaatggagtagatttcatatattCATCACGGTGAGACCAGTAAAAATTAAGGATGAACATCTCTCCCAACTATCttctttagtatggcccacctaagtcacgagtcatcctctttttttttctctctctaagCCTAAATTGAGAATACGTACACATCTAATGATCCCAATATATTTTGTACAGACATCATGCTAAGTCCTACAAAACTCAAGTTTAATCATCACTCTCTTGTCATGACGGAGATtgataagtaaaataaaaaataaaaattgcaggaGGCATCCCTTTTGattttgatgcggcccaccataatatttatgtattatccactccaaccattagatatttaaTCTCATACTAAGTGACAAATTTATATATACGCTGAGTTGTGATTCTAGTGGGCACCCAGagacaacagttgagagagaGATATGCAACCTTAATTTATGTAAGACCCactatgataattatataaaatccactccaaccattatatttCACACAAAAATAATTCATGTGGCTCAAAAATCATACTCGTCAGTGATTCACATGGGTCATACTAATGAAAATAATTTGGAGTGCAAGCATTGCCTTATATACcatttcaatcatgtggtccacttgaatcacaaataaAGCTAAATTTTAGGACATTGGCCTAACATGGGGCTGACACACCTGGTGGTcagatggattttacataaacatcatgctgGGCCAACCAAGCCACTAACTTATTTGTCAGTTAGTGGAGtagcttattgaaaaccttttaagaAAAGGTATTAGAatgcaaatttcataataattagtattttttttttatcaaattccCTCCTGTAAACCAAACCTATTGACATGATAGGCCCATGGATCGAATCTTGGGCCCAGTAATTAACTGGGCTGGAGTTGGGCATGCATCAACCTAAAAATCCAACCTAGACCACTGGGGCCTCGACAATGGGCAATGGTCCACTGGGGCCTCGACAATGGGCAATGGCCCTTCTATGAATGAGCTGGACTTTGGACATGGTTGCCAAAAGCCATTAAAGAGCAGGGACATTCTCGTAATTTTAACTAATTCCAGACCCTCCCTAAATTCCCATCTCCGCTCGCTCTTGCTATTAGGGACATTCCCGTAATTTTAACTAATTCCAGACCCTCCCTAAATTCCCATCTCCGCTCGCTCTTGCTATTATAGAGAAAGGAGCAAATGGCCCTCTCTTCCCTCTCATTCCGCCCCCTCCAACACCCCTCCCTCAGCCCGACACGTGTCGGTCGGGCCAACCCCCTCCTTCCATCCAGACCGACACGTGTCATCTTCCCCCCCAACCCACCGCGCCGGACCCGCCTCAACTCCGTCCAAGGGCAGCCAAACAACGGCAGCAACCCGGTGGAGAAGGAACAGGAACCCGAAAAACCCGTGGAGAGCTCCACAGCGGGATTGGAGAGGGCTAATCCGGATCTAAGCTTGATTAAGGAAGCAATTAAGGAGAAAGAAGGTGATCTTTCGTTGAATGGAGTAGCTGAGGAGATAAGGGAGATCGAGTGGCCGGTCTTCGGCCGGGTCTTGGGGACGACCGGAGTCGTCTTGGCGGTCATTGCCGGTTCGAGCGTGGTGCTGCTAACAGTCAACGCGGTCTTGGCAGAGCTCTCGGACCGTGTTTTCGCTGGGAAGGGCGTCCAGGACTTCTTTGGATAGAGTGGGTTAGGGCTGCAGCCAAGAGGATAACAGAGTCTCGCCACGTGGCAGCTTCGaggatttttctttaaaaaaaaaaaaaaaaaactgaattatGTTGTCTGCTGTATTGATTAGAGCTtccgatttttttttaaattcttagaATCTGGATTTTCTCTCTCATTGATAGCGTTTGACAAAGACTGAATTTTTATTAAGAGTAATTACTCTTTTATACATAATACAATGCCGAGAATAGCAAAAAAAAATCAGGAATGAAATATACAGTTACATATCCTAAATATAGTCTAAATATACATTCGGATATCCTAAATATATTCTAACCATATATACACTAGCCAAAGAAAGACGAAATCAGAGCCTAAAATCAAGGCAAGAATAATATCTATCACTAACACTTATTAGAAGCAATCCAAACTGTCTTTTGGACAGCAATCCTGGCCGTTGGATGTTTCTATTTCCATGCTTACTAGATGCTGGCCGTTGCTGGTATTCCGATTGAAGTACCCTTCCATTCAAATGGATTGTTCCGATGAAGTTTACATCATCCGACGCGGAttgcctaggtggggcccaccgtgatgtttgtgggaaatccacgctgtccatccgttttgcgttaaaaaaaaataaaaatgaggcagatccaaaattcaagcggGTGGCACGCCGGGAGTAGGGAAATACGATTGAAATTCAACTCTTTGAGttacaccgtgatgtttatattccatccaaaccgttcgtaaggTCATTCCGACTGCGATGAACTGAAAACggaaaaatattagcctgattcaaaacttttgtggccacacgaatgtttcaacggtcgTAACCGCTGGAACTTCCTGCGACAGCAATCGGCACCCTGCGTTTTTTATTTGGAAACGTGAGGTGACCAGCAGGagcaatatccaagccatacagcaggtggggcagcaggtgcaatatccaagccatacatcaggtgggaagGACCGTTTATATGTTCTCACCCAAATATAATTCCAGCCCATTCAGCAGGTGGGCCATGATGTTCtcgggattttattttatttttaaaaaaaaaaaatcagttagaCGGGCAAGAAAACATCGACTAAGTTTTTTCAGCCATGTTTTTCTGGGaaattgtggcccatctgaggacTGTACAGACGTCATTCTTCGGCAAGAGCATCTAAGTAACGGTACCCcactaatgaatggattggatcttactCTAATATGCAATGCTAATATACATAAGCTACCTTGTTAGCTTATGTTTGGCATTCTTTTGGCGGGATTAATTCCTGGATTTTGCATTCCTATAGGCCAGCATGAATTTTAGGCCTCAAGGAGAGTAGCAGCAGTTAAGAAAGTTCTGAGAATTAAAAACTTTCTCACGGATTTTGGAAGAGAGCTCCTTTTGAGGACTAGATATGAAATCCAGGATTTCAGAGGGCTGTCCAAAAATTATTTGGATTGAAAACCCTAAATTTCAAAATTCCTAGCTGTCAAACAGTGCACTAAGCTTTGCATACGTATATATTTGTATTGGATCCAATACAGCCTCATTGCAATAAACTCATCAGTGATTCCATGGAAACATCCAGTTTTGGAATGCT
Coding sequences:
- the LOC131217599 gene encoding uncharacterized protein LOC131217599, whose product is MDPTNRTHNSSDARITVEISERPTSYSDQADRSVPLLPHVTHTRSKPSVFDNLRNFHISLRWWTLDHSSWIGKAVSYLAFATLSIAIPIICILSVHVPHAMAPGIAFYKLAQIPESAHAAIAFFTLARFFHRYGLRHLLFLDGLQDDSLYVRRGYARELDRSFRHLTYILLPSFAVELAHKIIFFSMVSVKVPYVHARVPWNSIMFVAVLASWVYRTGVLLLVCMLFRLTCELQILRLEGFRKLLEGCGSDAGVIFNEHMRIKKQLSVTSHRYRVFIIGCLVTITISQLGALLLVLASKSEKNFFNSGDLVVCSAVQLSGFFMCLMGATRITHRAQGVVAIATRWHMLMTCASNARSNGLDSKNPEPVPATEGFLVSTCGSDSETSDTLIVFPTQDASPFETRQALVTYLQHNNGGITLFGFPLDRGLLHTLFAFEFSLVLWILSKVVVLN